From one Gopherus flavomarginatus isolate rGopFla2 chromosome 1 unlocalized genomic scaffold, rGopFla2.mat.asm SUPER_1_unloc_2, whole genome shotgun sequence genomic stretch:
- the LOC127040841 gene encoding olfactory receptor 52E2-like, translated as MAAFNFTPSDPSTFILTGIPGLEAAHIWISIPFSMFYIISLLGNFTLLCVVGKEQTLHKPMYLLLCMLALTDIATPTFVMPKALGIFWFNLKGITVAGCLTQMFFLHMVSVIHSATLVTMAFDRYVAICIPLRYATILTNAQIAKLGLVGLIRAVLFILPLPVLMSQQPFCANRIIPHTQCEYIAVFKMACGDITVTRIYGLVLMFVINGFDLTLIAMSYGLIITAVLRIGSKNAHQKALNTCTTHICVILTYYTPSIFSNLTYRFGQGIAPHVHIILADLYLLIPPMLNPIIYGIRTKELRDKVGKYICCRR; from the coding sequence ATGGCAGCTTTCAACTTCACCCCCTCAGACCCTTCAACGTTCATCCTAACGGGCATCCCCGGCCTGGAGGCTGCCCAcatctggatttccatccctttctctatGTTCTACATTATCAGCCTGTTGGGAAATTTCACACTTCTGTGTGTTGTAGGTAAGGAGCAGACCCTGCATAAGCCAAtgtacctgctgctctgcatgctggcgcTCACAGACATCGCCACACCTACCTTCGTCATGCCAAAGGCACTGGGcatattttggttcaatttgaaaGGCATTACTGTGGctggctgcctcacccagatgttcttTCTTCACATGGTTTCTGTTATACACTCAGCCACCCTCGTGACAATGGCCTTTGATCGCTACGTTGCCATATGTATTCCTCTGAGATATGCCACCATCCTCACCAATGCACAAATAGCTAAGCTTGGTCTTGTAGGTTTGATAagagctgttctcttcattctgccCCTACCCGTGCTTATGAGTcagcagccattctgtgccaaccGCATTATCCCCCATACTCAATGTGAGTACATAGCTGTGTTCAAGATGGCATGTGGGGACATTACAGTAACCAGGATATACGGCTTGGTGCTAATGTTTGTAATCAATGGGTTTGACCTGACGCTCATTGCCATGTCCTACGGTCTGATCATCACTGCCGTCCTCAGAATTGGCTCTAAGAATGCTCACCAGAAAGCCCTCAACACTTGCACAACCCACATCTGTGTGATACTGACATATTACACCCCTAGCATCTTCTCCAATCTCACATACCGGTTTGGTCAAGGCATCGCTCCCCATGTTCACATCATCTTGGCTGACCTCTATCTCCTCATCCCTCCCATGCTCAACCCGATCATTTATGGGATCAGAACCAAAGAGCTTCGTGACAAAGTAGGCAAATACATCTGCTGCAGAAGGTGA